GGCATAACTTCTTAAGCAAATGCTTTACGCGTAGTGTATCGCCGTGAATTCGAAACTCCGAAAACAGGAGACCGGTCCAATGAAAATTCTTTTCCTTTCGCTATCCCTGCTGGGTGTGCTGATATGGACGACCTTGGCGGCTGATGAACCGACGACAGATAAAACACCGCTCGGCGCAACAAAGTCATCCGATACGGCGGCCGATTCACGCGCCGACGATGAAGCGGCCATTCGGGCCGCCGGGAAGACTTTTATTGATGCCTACAACGCGCGCGATGCAAAAAAACTGGCGGCGCAATGGTCGCCGGAGGCAATTTACATCGATCCACTGACCGGCGAACAAACGGTGGGCCGTGACGAAATTGAAAAAGTCTTTGCAGATGCTTTCTCCGACAAGCAGGATGCCAAGCTGGAAGTTGATCTCGGTTCGATCGAATTCGTGTCGCCCAATGTGGCCATTGTGCGCGGCGTGGCCCATGTTGTTCGCCCGGGGGCTGAACCAGAGGATTCGGATTTCACTTCGGTGCGCGTGAAACGCGATGGTCAGTGGCTGCTCGATCGCGTTTCCGAGGTCGAAAAAGAAAAAACGCCGCCGTCGAACTACGAGCATCTCAAAGAATTGGAATGGATGATTGGTTCCTGGCACGATGATGATCCGCGACCTTCCGTTGAAATTCAAACCGATTGTGCCTGGACCAAAAACAAAAACTTTTTGACCCGTTCCTACGCGGTTGCCATTGGAGACGATGTACGGCAATCCGGCATGCAGATTATCGGTTGGGACCCGGTGGCGAAGCAGATCCGTTCTTGGCTCTTCGATTCAAACGGCGGATTTGGCGAAGGCACTTGGAAGCACAAAGAAAACAAGTGGTTCATTGAAAATACCGCGACTTTGCCCGACGGCGGAAAAGCGACCAGCCTGAATATCATGACCAAGCTGGATGACGATTCATTCAAATGGGAATCAACCGAGCGTGAGATCGATGGGGAATTACAGCCGAACGTCGATCCGGTGGTTGTGGTGCGGAAAACGGATCAGTAACCGTTCAACGAAGCGTTACCAGTCAACAAAACTCATTGGATGATAAGGTGCAGCGATGAAAAAATATCTGTTCTTGGCAGTCGTGGCGGCAATGCTGGTGTTTCCGCTGTCGAGTTTACTGTGGGGGCGCGGTGGGATGGGAGGCGGCGGTCGTGGCGGCGGCGGTGGCGGCAGAGGGGGCGGCGGTGTTAGTCGCGGCGGCGGTGGCGGTTCAAGGGTCGCCGGTGGCGGATCGCGCCCGGGAGGATCAAGACCATCGATGGGCAGCGCACCTTCCATGTCGCGGCCCACGCAGGCCAGGAGTCGTCCGAATACCGGGAATCTGGCCGTCAACCGGCAAGGCAGTAATGCACGCCAATCCGTCGGTCGTTTGCCTTCGGCTGGAACTCGACCATCCAGTGGCAACATTGCTGGGAATCGACCCAACGTTGGTCAACGACCGGGCACCGGCAACATCGGGTCCAATCGTCCGAATCTTGGCAATCAAGCGGGCGGTCGTGTGAGTCAAGGCCAACTGAATGATTTTCTCGGTCTCCCCGGTCCTGGCGGTGGCGCGAGGCCCGGCAATCGACCTTCTGGAATTGGCACCGGTGCTGCAATCGCTGGCGGCGCTTTAGCTGGCGGCGCTGCGGCCGAGTTCCTAAACAATCGGCCGGCGGGTGGTGAGGGAATCGGCGGAGGAAATCGGCCGAGCACGCTGCCAGCTCGACCCGGCGGTGGCGATTTGGCTGGTGGCGACCGACCAAGCACGCTGCCTTCGCGGCCCGGCGATGGAGGCGGCTTTGGTCCAGGTAATCGACCAGGTGACGGCGGTGGTTTCGGACCTGGGAATCGACCAGGCGACGGTAACAATCGGCCTGGCGATGGCAATAATCGGCCTGGAGACGGCAACCGGCCAGGAGATAACCGGCCTGGTGACAATCGACCGGGTGACAATCGGCCAGGCAATAACCGACCGGGTGATAACCGGCCAGGCATAAATAACGACCTGCCAGGTCGGGTCAACAATTGGGGGCAATGGAACGACTTCCGACACAATAATTGGACCAACATCAACAACAATTGGGGAAATCGTTGGTCAAATAATTGGCACGATTGCAACCACTGGTTCGACGGCAACTGGTGGAATAATCATCCGTGTGACCATTGGAATTGGCCAGGGAATGGCAACTGGTGGGCTTGGGCCGCATGGGGCAGCGTTGCCTCGTGGATGCCTTGGAATTGGAGCGATCCGATTTACTACAACTACGGCGATAACGTCTGCTACGAAGGGGACACCGTGTATTACGGTGATCAAGCGGTATGCAGTGCAGATGAGTACGCGCAGCAGGCCGAAGCCATCGCGACCAGCATCCCGCCCGATGTACAACCGGCGGCCGAAGATTGGTTGCCGCTAGGAGTGTTCGCTGTTACCCAAGATGGCCAATCCGCCAATGACGAGCCGACCATGTTCCTACAGTTAACTGTGAGCAAGCAAGGCATCATCACAGGAATGCTGCAGAACACTGCGTCGGGTGTAACCAAAACGGTGGAAGGC
The sequence above is a segment of the Pirellulales bacterium genome. Coding sequences within it:
- a CDS encoding SgcJ/EcaC family oxidoreductase, producing the protein MKILFLSLSLLGVLIWTTLAADEPTTDKTPLGATKSSDTAADSRADDEAAIRAAGKTFIDAYNARDAKKLAAQWSPEAIYIDPLTGEQTVGRDEIEKVFADAFSDKQDAKLEVDLGSIEFVSPNVAIVRGVAHVVRPGAEPEDSDFTSVRVKRDGQWLLDRVSEVEKEKTPPSNYEHLKELEWMIGSWHDDDPRPSVEIQTDCAWTKNKNFLTRSYAVAIGDDVRQSGMQIIGWDPVAKQIRSWLFDSNGGFGEGTWKHKENKWFIENTATLPDGGKATSLNIMTKLDDDSFKWESTEREIDGELQPNVDPVVVVRKTDQ